TCTAAAATAGATGATCCCCATGCTGTTCACATTAAGCATCAGGGAATTTCCAGCTtgcttgtatttctttgtgGTGAATTTCTTTTCTAGGAAGATGGATGCCTCTACTTGTTCATCACTTGAAGTACCCTTTACTGTACTTTCACAAATGAAAACGGGTGTGCTTTATTAGAACTCATTTTCCTGGCTTATCTCTTCAGGCAGCTCCTCCCTGTAAGCAGCAGCTGTCTTAAATCATCTGCTCGGAaagttttttttgggggggaagagcggagggaaagaaagatctGCTGATGACTGTTCTGAGTTCCATCATTTCACAATTCATCTCTTCTTGTGTAGGTgaaccttttttcccctgtatgtGTGTGTTGCTTTTGTAAGTTGCCACTTCCTCCTCTATTGGATATTGATGGTTTTGTTCAGTGTAACGACCTGAGGAGGATTTCTCTTTAGATCTTTATGTTCTAAAGAGATGGCAGAGTAGTAAGGGCACTCTGCTGGGATCAGAAGGTAATAGCGTTGTACCAACGTGTCTTCACTCATGTGTTCTAAGAAACTTCCTATTACTGGAGAGCTTTTGGTGGCAAACTCTGGTGTATGAGACCATTCAAAACCTGTGTAACTTGGTTGCTGTTAGGGTCGCTATATTTAgttcttttaaagaattaacttttttttttttccctagaaaatGGGTATTAATGCTTTCCTTAGCAGCTCAGAGTGTACcaaaaacattaacatttgGCATTGTGCTTTACTTGGATGAACTGTTGTTCTAAGAGCGCTGTAGATGGAAAGATAATGTGCAGACAGGCAAAGTGAATCATGTTGATGGAGTTGGCCAAGATGGCACTGCAGTGTAAGGTTTTGGTGTGATACATGGTTGTTTTTGTACACTGTAAGCTATTGTGATGGAATTGGAAGTAATTTGGACTTGAGGTCTATGATAATAATTACTATTACTGAAATATGAATAGTTTCCCGGAGACTGTCATATTGTCAATTTTTTTATCACCCTTGTCAGCCAGGACCTAAATCTTCAAGGTGTAAAGATTGTCtcttcatattttcctttttaatttttatatatatgtgtcgtctttttttcttacagagtAAGAGgtagagggaagggaaagagttTCAGGgcaaattttctgttctcttttaaGTGTGGCATGCCTAGGGCATGTGTACAGGGGAAGGGCTGGATgcttttaaaagcctttcaaagTAATCTTTGGCTGCAGAAATGTCAAAATTGGGCCTTGATAATGGAAGAAAGTAGCGAAGTCTGCAGGAGAGGAtagatttgtattttaaatctaGTCTTTTGGGATTTAAAGCTTTTCATCTAGGTGATCAAGGTAAAAGCTGCTTTCCTTAccattctcttttcttctctttctagGTTTCCATGAAGATAAACAATTGAAATGTGGATAGCCTGTTTGTAGCTTCGTGGTGGTTCTCATCTGGAACCTGCTGGTGTCTTCTCCCAGTAGCTGGTGTAACGTTGGCCACTGAGAGCCATGAAGGTTATACCGGAGAAGAACGCTGTCCGCATCCTGTGGGGTAGGGAACGGGGTACCCAAGCCTTGGGTGCTCAGCGGCTCCTGCAGGAGTTGGTGGAGGATAAAACTCGATGGATGAAATGGGAGGGCAAGGTAAGGTTGTGGGATAGAGGTGCATTGCTCGATCTTGGagtggggggaggcagggatttgaaataaattgtcTCGTGATTGTACATTTGATGTGTTGATATGCTCTCTGGCTCTGTTCAGTTCCTGCAGTGATGTGATACTAGATATGTTCCTGCAGCGGGTTCCCCTTGTCTGTGTGGCTTACAGTTAAAGTATGATCATATGACACTTGCAACACTTCCTGCTTTGTTGGCTTTTTCAGAAAGTTGAGTTACCAGACAGTCCACGCTCCACCTTCTTGCTGGCGTTTAGTCCAGACAGGTAATTAACTCCTAGTTCGTTCCCTGTTTCAGCAGTCTCCTTACACTTACAAAAGTGATGGAGGCCTGTGCCCATTGAGTTGTCCAGTCCTGAATAGCCAAGTGAAACTTCTGGTTCCTGACATGCATGGATGGAACGTGTGCACCTTCCTAATCTCACAGCTTCGAGCATAGTTGGTGTTTAATTTCTGAGGTACCCAAGCGATGCATAGTTCGAAGGAAAAAGGATCTGTGCCGCCACCGTGGGATTTCATAAGAAACTTGAGGGAGTAAAGGGTGTTTTAGCACAACGTGCGGAGTGATGTGGCACACCCACTGGGATATCTAGGACTAAGGAACAGAGCAGAACGATGTGTGTattggaaacagaaatggagGTGGGATCTCTCCTAGTGTCACTTGATTTGGCAGTGGTTGAGATGGTGTGGAGAATTGGGAATATTGAATTGCCCCAAACTGTCACTCAGGAGTTCCTTCTGAGCTGCACGTTCATTCTGACTTTCAAGGTCAAGTTTGTGCTTGCAGATCGGATGAGCTCATGTTTGCATGGACCCTGAAATCTGGCTACAGGAAGCTTTGTGGCCACTGGTGAAACAGTAGCCTCTTACCCTTTGAGCTCTGtgtgggagagctgctgggttAGGTGTGAACAGACCCCGTTGAGATGAAACCAACCACGGTCTGGTTTTGCTGTACTCTTCTCATGCTAATGTTTGTCCTACCTTCTGCATTCCCAGGACCCTGATGGCTTCCACACATGTGAATCACAACATCTACATCACAGAGGTGAAAACGGGCAAGTGTGTTCATTCCTTGGTTGGACATCGCCGCACTCCCTGGTGTGTCACCTTCCATCCCACCATCCCGGGCCTCATTGCTTCAGGATGCCTAGATGGGGAGGTTAGAATTTGGGATTTACATGTAAGTCTTTCCTGAAACGTACGTGCTTTTGGTATTTGGTGGgtggtgacttttttttggtcTGAATTGGTTTCCCAAATGTTGCCTGGCAAGAGAGCTGTTTGGAAGCTTTGCTGGGACCTGTCTCTAAAAACATAGAACAGATCATAGCCATCCTCTTCTGTCTAGAGAGGAGGTGACAGATTTCTCGTCCGATCCCACCAGGTAGGTCACGCTGCTTCGCTGTGCCTGTTTATTTGATTAGAGTGGCACAGATAGTGCTGGAGAACTTTGTGCAAGGTGCCTGTTTAGCTTATGTAAAAGACGTGCCGTTTTTCATTCCACTGATGAGCACATCTGAACTCTTTATTagagaagctgctgctctgccagctctgctaTTGGCACAGAGGCAAAACACAACATACTTACCTGGTCACTTTGAAACGCAGCGTTTTTACAGGCTGCTTGAGACACACTTGCCTACAACAATACGTCTGTGGTTATTGCTGCAAATAGTGTTCTGTTCTAGATATGACACGTGACCTCGTATGAGCGCAGCTGTTGTTGCCAAGAATGCATGTCGCTTCCATGCTCTAGGCAGAGTCTCGGAGAGATGGCACGTACATGGAAACCTAATGTTCTCAAACTTTATGATAAACTGCTTGTGATTCTTGACTCCTCACTCAGGGTGGAAGTGAGAGCTGGTTCACAGATAGCAACAATGCCATCGCATCACTTGCTTTTCATCCTACGGCTCAGCTCTTGCTGATTGCAACTGCAAATGAGATACATTTCTGGGACTGGAGTCGTCGGGAGCCTTTTGCAGTGGTGAAAACAGCTAGTGAAATGGAACGGGTCAGGTGAGTTCCTGTTTCTGGGGGAAGAGAACACTTGTATGTGAAAAACGGTCACATTTGGGGAATGTGGCGGGGTCCTCTGGGATGCTGCACCCTCCGCACTTGAGGCAGTGGAGAAAAGTGTTGCTTGCAGCTCCTTGACTCAGCTGGTAGAGAAACAGTTTTGTGGGTGGGAAGGAAGGCATTTGGACATAATAGATTAGCTTGGTGGTTCATATTTGTAATCGAACCTGTGCCCGATAAATGCCCAGAATCTGCTTCGTGTTAATTTGTAAGCTTAGTAATTGTTAGCCATAAGGATGAGAGAAcgcagaagctgctggaagagaaTGCTGAGCTATTACTTTGGTGCAGTTATAGAGAAAACTGGAAACTTGATGCCTACCTTTgagcaatttaaaataagacAATGATGTAACATTCAAGGCAAGTTAATCTCTCCCTTTGCACCAAATTCCCGTTGGTTATGTATACGTACATATTCCTTAAAATTTCATGGCTATTTCAATTGATACAGCAGTACTTGTTTCTAGCTTTTAACTTCTGTATAGTATTGCTGTGGACTATAAAATAGCTACAGCCTTTGCCTGGATAagtatgttttcttcttaatgcATGAACTTTTTTACATGCTTCAGAAGATGATGATGGTAACACAATATTGTTCTCATTGCAAATATTTCACGTGGGGTTTTCTTTCCCGATGTGTCCAGCTTCCTGTGTGTCAATGTGGAATGTGAGCTGATGATTGATACTCTGGCTCTGCTTTTGTCTTAGGCTGGTACGGTTTGATCCCTTGGGACACTACTTGCTCACAGCAATTGTTAACCCTTCTAACCAGCAGGTAAGGGAAACGTCAGTACCTGTATATATAGCCTGGCTAATTACAAGGCACTATAATCATTAAATCTGGTCTGTTCCTAAGCAGCCTCGtgcttttctgaaaacctgAAGTCCTTCTAAGCCGAGTTCTGTCTTACCTCTGTTGGTCACTTGAATGCTCTCGTGTTATATGCAGGGCTGTTAAAAAGCTCTCTGAagcatgtgggttttttgcccTTGCTGTCTCATTAGTGGTGGGACAGATGTCCCCATGgccttgctttttctgttctgttgtgACATTCTGCTGGATTTGAAGCTATGGGAGGTATTAACAatgctccccacagctgctgacCCTCAGATGCTGATGCTTCTGTTCATATGAACAGTGTATTGTCAAAGCTCACTAGGCTGTAGGCAGAGGGTGTCTGCATCCATGAAATGAACTTTGAAATAGTCTCAGCTGGTTCCCTGCAAGTCGAGGCCCCCAGGAAGGGACTTACCGCATCCTTTCATCTGTCTGGGGTGGTGGCTGGCTTTCTGCTGGTCTTTTGGAGGTACGGGATTTTGCTGTGAGGTGATTGAACTTTGATCGCTTCCTTCTGCAGAGCGATGAGGAAGTGGAAATCTCCGTGGACAGCACAGAGATGCCACATTATCGCCAGCGTGCTATCCTTCCGTCTCAGCCTGTGAGGCGCACACCCCTTCTCCACAACTTCCTGCATATGTTGTCCTCCCGCTCCTCTGGCATACAGGTGGGAGAGCAAAACAGTGTTCAAGACTCTGCTACCCCATCCCCTCCACCgcctccaccaccaccacctctgcctccagccagTGAGAACACAAGGGCATCTGTCTATAACAGGCTCCGGGAGCGTGTCAGCTATCCCACAGCAgagtgctgccagcacctggggatGTTGTGCCTTTGCAGCCGATGCTCTAGTGCAAGACTTCCTTCTTCTCTCTTCCCACACCAGGAAAATGCACCCTCCACGTCTTCTGGGGCCACTGGCACTTCCTTCTCCTCTGTGCAAACAGAGCCTTATCAACCCCCAGAGCAGGCATCCGTAGcgcaggaggagcaggggatACTTAACAGGCCCTCTGCTTTCAGCACAGttcagagcagcactgctggcaaCACCCTGCGCAACCTTAGCCTGGGCCCCACGCGGCGGTCCCTCAGCGGGCCCTTGGCAGGCCACCAGTCCCGGTACCAACAGTCTGCGAGAGAGATGGCTTCGGGCTTAGGTGGGTCTGACTGGTCCAGGACAGTGCTGAACATGAGCTCTCGGTCAGAACTGGAAGCCATGCCCCCCCCTAGGACCAGTGCCTCCTCCGTCAGCTTGCTGTCCGTGCTGAGACAGCAGGAGGGAGGTTCCCAGGCATCGGTCTATACCTCTGCAACAGAAGGGAGGGGCTTTCTGGCCCCGGGGGCTGAGGTGGACAGTGGTAGTAGCGCTGGCCCGAGCAATCCGGCCAGCATCCGTAATGAGCTCCAGTGTGATCTGAGGCGATTCTTCCTGGAATATGACCGGCTTCAGGAGTTAGATCAGGGGATTGGTGGGGAGCCCAGCCAGGCGCAACAGGCTCAAGAAATGCTCAACAACAACATTGAGCCTGATCGGCCGGGTCCCTCCCATCAGCAGACTCcacacagcagtgaaaacaatTCCAATTTGTCCCGGGGTCACCTGAACCGCTGTCGCGCTTGTCATAACCTGCTGACCTTTAACAATGACACGCTGCGCTGGGAGAGAAGCACGCCTAGCTACACACCAGGGCAGGTCCAAAGCACGTTTGAGGGTGTGCCTCCAAATACCAGCCAGGTGCAGCCTGCAGAGAGAACCGAGGGCAGAGCTCCTGCCTCtagcaggctgcagctgggcagctctTCCACCCCGCAGGAGGAGAGGACCGTGGGAGTGGTCTTTAACCAGGAGACGGGGCACTGGGAAAGAGTTTACAGCCAGTCGGCTTCAAGCAGACCTGGGAATGTATCACAGGAGGCCTTAAACCAGGAAATGCCTGAGGAAAGCTCAGAGGAGGATTCACTCAGGAGGTAAGATATATGCTTGGCCTTCctcctctatttttttcttaaacctttCCCATCTAGTCTGagttttccagtattttcagaGTTGAAAACCTTTTATCAGCTGTTTATGTAGATGAAAATGGGAGACCTTGCATTGATGCCCTTTCTAGCTGCCGTTGTCGCGCTGCAGATAGGTTGTGAAGGCTGTAAGGACAGAGACCAGACCTCTCCATGGGAAAGGAGGATGACAgtagagagagggaaaaggatgGGTTCTAGCAGCAGATCTCTGAGGTGAACTGTGCTCCTGGTGTTTACCAGACgctgcagaagggcaggaaCACAGGATGGGCTACGCTGTCCTTTGGGCCCCCATACCACACACGTGCTGCACACAGAGAATCTGCCCAGGCTAGCATGGAAAATTGGCCAGGAGTAGCGAGAATTGCTTTCCCGAGTGCTGTGTCTTGTTGAAGCTGTAGTTGTTAAGCTGGAAGAGTTAACAGCCATTTCCTTGGTGTTGCTATAGAGGGCAAAAAACAGTCAGAGCTTACTGTCAGCGGTTTGGGCATACAACGTAGCTGTGAGTGTGTGGTCAAACCCATGCggtttgtttgccttttgtaAAAGAGGTATATTTTGAAAGTGGATGCTATTGACCTGAGTCTTGGGGTGAGCTTGTTGGGGGCAAGCTGATCACTGAAAATTTTAGGCTCTGCTGTACATCTTGGTTTtaagggtttggggtttttttgtatacTTAGGTCTATTACAAGAAACAGAATGAGCCAAATCGAACTGGCACCACAAAGGACCTGTGCTTTGTGCAAAAGTGTCCCTGCTGGCTTGTGTGGATGGTTCAGCTACATTGGTACTTCAGGCAGCGTTTCCCTACTGGGTTTCAGTTTGACATTCTCCCTGTCGAGTGTTTTCTGCTCTGGTCAGAGGAACGGTCCAGTCTTGCTGTTTTGTGGAAATGGATGCTTTGTGCTATAGGAAAGCAAGGTTTCCAGGTTGGATGCAGATGTAACTGACTGAGAAGGCCTTGTACACAGGAGCGCCTGAGGAAAGGGAATTCTTTCCTTCTTCGGGCAGATAAGCTGATTATACTCAGGCTAGAACAGTGGCTGCCTTTCTTGTTGCTGTAGTTACATAGCAAATAAGTGGTGTGGTGGTCATGAAATTATTCATCTGCTTCTAAATCCTTGCcccagttttttttttatagcctGCCATAATGAGAGTCCCAAGCTGATTACATGGTAACTACTTCTTTCTTGGGCCTGAACTTACCTGCCTTTAATTTAAATCAGATATCCTCTAGTCCTTTATCAAAGGGCAGAGAGGTGAGAAGGAGCTGACAAATTTAGCTTTAAAATGGCACTTGAGTGAGTCTTGCATtatctttcttttgaaatagcTGTACACGCTGATGCCATCTCCACTGTGGAGCTTGTTCTCTGGGCTGAGTCACTGCAGTGTCAGAAATAACGGGGGGTGGGAATAGCCTTTTTATTAATCAGGCAGTTGGCACATATTACTACAGTGAGGTGTAGTGGGATTTGTAGATGTGATCTTTTCTGTGACAGTTGTATAATTTAAAACTGCCCTGGG
This genomic stretch from Falco naumanni isolate bFalNau1 chromosome 7, bFalNau1.pat, whole genome shotgun sequence harbors:
- the AMBRA1 gene encoding activating molecule in BECN1-regulated autophagy protein 1 isoform X1, with translation MKVIPEKNAVRILWGRERGTQALGAQRLLQELVEDKTRWMKWEGKKVELPDSPRSTFLLAFSPDRTLMASTHVNHNIYITEVKTGKCVHSLVGHRRTPWCVTFHPTIPGLIASGCLDGEVRIWDLHGGSESWFTDSNNAIASLAFHPTAQLLLIATANEIHFWDWSRREPFAVVKTASEMERVRLVRFDPLGHYLLTAIVNPSNQQSDEEVEISVDSTEMPHYRQRAILPSQPVRRTPLLHNFLHMLSSRSSGIQVGEQNSVQDSATPSPPPPPPPPPLPPASENTRASVYNRLRERVSYPTAECCQHLGMLCLCSRCSSARLPSSLFPHQENAPSTSSGATGTSFSSVQTEPYQPPEQASVAQEEQGILNRPSAFSTVQSSTAGNTLRNLSLGPTRRSLSGPLAGHQSRYQQSAREMASGLGGSDWSRTVLNMSSRSELEAMPPPRTSASSVSLLSVLRQQEGGSQASVYTSATEGRGFLAPGAEVDSGSSAGPSNPASIRNELQCDLRRFFLEYDRLQELDQGIGGEPSQAQQAQEMLNNNIEPDRPGPSHQQTPHSSENNSNLSRGHLNRCRACHNLLTFNNDTLRWERSTPSYTPGQVQSTFEGVPPNTSQVQPAERTEGRAPASSRLQLGSSSTPQEERTVGVVFNQETGHWERVYSQSASSRPGNVSQEALNQEMPEESSEEDSLRRRLLESSLISLSRYDGAGSREHPIYPDPARLSPAAYYAQRMIQYLSRRDSIRQRSMRYQQNRLRSSSSSSSASENASPSVEGNDLEFEDFERDNGDRSRHRAPRNARMSAPSLGRFVPRRFLLPEYLPYAGIFHERGQPGLATHSSVNRVLAGAVIGDGQSAVASNIANTTYRLQWWDFTKFDLPEISNASVNVLVQNCKIYNDASCDISADGQLLAAFIPSSQRGFPDEGILAVYSLAPHNLGEMLYTKRFGPNAISVSLSPMGRYVMVGLASRRILLHPSTEHMVAQVFRLQQPHGGETSMRRVFNVLYPMPADQRRHVSINSARWLPEPGLGLAYGTNKGDLVICRPEALNSGVEYHWDQLNENVFAVHSSSRSTERPGTSRATWRTDRDMGLMNAIGLQPRNPPTSVTSQGTQTLAPQLQNAETQTEREVQEQESASAGTGEGEGPEYGASGEDALSRIQRLMAEGGMTAVVQREQSTTMASMGGFGNNIIVSHRIHRSSQTGAESTGAEGTSAQQSTSQQLAAELEGRILSESMQLSEHSLSPRTAPSRSEGQSAGDLDLPEPAQSSMDTEGPMEYSDLTNNNHLPDSTNFYSNDSTSGESQNR
- the AMBRA1 gene encoding activating molecule in BECN1-regulated autophagy protein 1 isoform X3, producing MASTHVNHNIYITEVKTGKCVHSLVGHRRTPWCVTFHPTIPGLIASGCLDGEVRIWDLHGGSESWFTDSNNAIASLAFHPTAQLLLIATANEIHFWDWSRREPFAVVKTASEMERVRLVRFDPLGHYLLTAIVNPSNQQSDEEVEISVDSTEMPHYRQRAILPSQPVRRTPLLHNFLHMLSSRSSGIQVGEQNSVQDSATPSPPPPPPPPPLPPASENTRASVYNRLRERVSYPTAECCQHLGMLCLCSRCSSARLPSSLFPHQENAPSTSSGATGTSFSSVQTEPYQPPEQASVAQEEQGILNRPSAFSTVQSSTAGNTLRNLSLGPTRRSLSGPLAGHQSRYQQSAREMASGLGGSDWSRTVLNMSSRSELEAMPPPRTSASSVSLLSVLRQQEGGSQASVYTSATEGRGFLAPGAEVDSGSSAGPSNPASIRNELQCDLRRFFLEYDRLQELDQGIGGEPSQAQQAQEMLNNNIEPDRPGPSHQQTPHSSENNSNLSRGHLNRCRACHNLLTFNNDTLRWERSTPSYTPGQVQSTFEGVPPNTSQVQPAERTEGRAPASSRLQLGSSSTPQEERTVGVVFNQETGHWERVYSQSASSRPGNVSQEALNQEMPEESSEEDSLRRRLLESSLISLSRYDGAGSREHPIYPDPARLSPAAYYAQRMIQYLSRRDSIRQRSMRYQQNRLRSSSSSSSASENASPSVEGNDLEFEDFERDNGDRSRHRAPRNARMSAPSLGRFVPRRFLLPEYLPYAGIFHERGQPGLATHSSVNRVLAGAVIGDGQSAVASNIANTTYRLQWWDFTKFDLPEISNASVNVLVQNCKIYNDASCDISADGQLLAAFIPSSQRGFPDEGILAVYSLAPHNLGEMLYTKRFGPNAISVSLSPMGRYVMVGLASRRILLHPSTEHMVAQVFRLQQPHGGETSMRRVFNVLYPMPADQRRHVSINSARWLPEPGLGLAYGTNKGDLVICRPEALNSGVEYHWDQLNENVFAVHSSSRSTERPGTSRATWRTDRDMGLMNAIGLQPRNPPTSVTSQGTQTLAPQLQNAETQTEREVQEQESASAGTGEGEGPEYGASGEDALSRIQRLMAEGGMTAVVQREQSTTMASMGGFGNNIIVSHRIHRSSQTGAESTGAEGTSAQQSTSQQLAAELEGRILSESMQLSEHSLSPRTAPSRSEGQSAGDLDLPEPAQSSMDTEGPMEYSDLTNNNHLPDSTNFYSNDSTSGESQNR
- the AMBRA1 gene encoding activating molecule in BECN1-regulated autophagy protein 1 isoform X2, producing the protein MKVIPEKNAVRILWGRERGTQALGAQRLLQELVEDKTRWMKWEGKKVELPDSPRSTFLLAFSPDRTLMASTHVNHNIYITEVKTGKCVHSLVGHRRTPWCVTFHPTIPGLIASGCLDGEVRIWDLHGGSESWFTDSNNAIASLAFHPTAQLLLIATANEIHFWDWSRREPFAVVKTASEMERVRLVRFDPLGHYLLTAIVNPSNQQSDEEVEISVDSTEMPHYRQRAILPSQPVRRTPLLHNFLHMLSSRSSGIQVGEQNSVQDSATPSPPPPPPPPPLPPASENTRASVYNRLRERVSYPTAECCQHLGMLCLCSRCSSARLPSSLFPHQENAPSTSSGATGTSFSSVQTEPYQPPEQASVAQEEQGILNRPSAFSTVQSSTAGNTLRNLSLGPTRRSLSGPLAGHQSRYQQSAREMASGLGGSDWSRTVLNMSSRSELEAMPPPRTSASSVSLLSVLRQQEGGSQASVYTSATEGRGFLAPGAEVDSGSSAGPSNPASIRNELQCDLRRFFLEYDRLQELDQGIGGEPSQAQQAQEMLNNNIEPDRPGPSHQQTPHSSENNSNLSRGHLNRCRACHNLLTFNNDTLRWERSTPSYTPGQVQSTFEGVPPNTSQVQPAERTEGRAPASSRLQLGSSSTPQEERTVGVVFNQETGHWERVYSQSASSRPGNVSQEALNQEMPEESSEEDSLRRRLLESSLISLSRYDGAGSREHPIYPDPARLSPAAYYAQRMIQYLSRRDSIRQRSMRYQQNRLRSSSSSSSASENASPSVEGNDLEFEDFEDNGDRSRHRAPRNARMSAPSLGRFVPRRFLLPEYLPYAGIFHERGQPGLATHSSVNRVLAGAVIGDGQSAVASNIANTTYRLQWWDFTKFDLPEISNASVNVLVQNCKIYNDASCDISADGQLLAAFIPSSQRGFPDEGILAVYSLAPHNLGEMLYTKRFGPNAISVSLSPMGRYVMVGLASRRILLHPSTEHMVAQVFRLQQPHGGETSMRRVFNVLYPMPADQRRHVSINSARWLPEPGLGLAYGTNKGDLVICRPEALNSGVEYHWDQLNENVFAVHSSSRSTERPGTSRATWRTDRDMGLMNAIGLQPRNPPTSVTSQGTQTLAPQLQNAETQTEREVQEQESASAGTGEGEGPEYGASGEDALSRIQRLMAEGGMTAVVQREQSTTMASMGGFGNNIIVSHRIHRSSQTGAESTGAEGTSAQQSTSQQLAAELEGRILSESMQLSEHSLSPRTAPSRSEGQSAGDLDLPEPAQSSMDTEGPMEYSDLTNNNHLPDSTNFYSNDSTSGESQNR